One segment of Neodiprion fabricii isolate iyNeoFabr1 chromosome 1, iyNeoFabr1.1, whole genome shotgun sequence DNA contains the following:
- the LOC124187990 gene encoding uncharacterized protein LOC124187990: MDNEALTDSYENISRELKNRMEILKRKCVTEQEKLSRKVLVISRLEKDMIETEDELSRYKSNTEKTREKWKNVEVEVDKLKWMQEKASIVLDSNRKMNEIQSKTVEGIRRNYTNLTRSAFKTVRQETAREMINNEINNLADSKKKLESKLRLLREANDENKNSFAKASMELERAKERAVTVTRLQQKLQESETCKLNAVKKLNTLKSL; the protein is encoded by the exons ATGGATAATGAAGCGCTCACCGACtcatatgaaaatatttcgagggaattgaaaaatcgtatgGAAATTCTCAAGAGGAAATGTGTCACAG AGCAGGAAAAGTTGTCGAGAAAAGTGCTGGTGATATCCCGGCTTGAAAAAGATATGATCGAAACAGAAGATGAATTATCGCGGTATAAATCGAACACAGAAAAAACTCGggagaaatggaaaaacgtAGAAGTCGAGGTGGATAAATTAAAATGGATGCAGGAGAAGGCGTCGATAGTTCTGGACAGTAACCGTAAAATGAATGAGATTCAATCAAAGACGGTGGAAGGTATCAGGCGGAACTACACGAACTTAACTAGGTCTGCTTTCAAGACTGTTCGACAGGAAACTGCGAGGGAAATGATAAATAACGAGATAAACAATCTGGCCGATAGTAAGAAGAAACTTGAGAGCAAGCTGCGCTTGCTTCGCGAGgcaaatgatgaaaataaaaatagttttgcTAAAGCCAGCATGGAGTTGGAGAGAGCAAAA GAACGAGCTGTTACAGTTACTCGGCTTCAACAGAAGCTCCAGGAATCAGAAACCTGCAAATTGAACGCagtgaagaaattaaatactTTAAAGTCTCTATAG